Proteins found in one Deltaproteobacteria bacterium GWC2_65_14 genomic segment:
- a CDS encoding transcriptional regulator, whose protein sequence is MKEVKAYFKPHKLSAVARELQKVEGLTGMSVTDVRGFGRGKARDAPQRIVEDLVDYIPYVKIELFCRDDLVEQTVSAIEKVAHTGLRGDGKIYVSNVEAAVRISTGDRGESAV, encoded by the coding sequence ATGAAGGAAGTCAAGGCGTACTTCAAGCCCCACAAATTGTCAGCCGTCGCCCGGGAACTTCAGAAGGTGGAGGGACTCACCGGAATGAGCGTGACGGACGTGAGAGGGTTCGGACGAGGGAAGGCCAGGGACGCCCCCCAGCGGATCGTCGAAGACCTGGTGGATTACATCCCATACGTGAAAATCGAGCTCTTCTGTCGGGACGATCTCGTCGAACAGACCGTTTCGGCGATCGAAAAGGTGGCGCACACCGGTCTTCGGGGCGACGGCAAGATCTACGTGTCGAACGTGGAGGCGGCCGTCCGGATCAGCACGGGAGACCGCGGCGAGTCGGCCGTCTGA